CAAAGCTGCTGCCTTTGTTAATGCTGTAAGTAATCTTGGCAGCGCTGTTGGTGCTAGCGGTTGCAGAATTCAGTGTATAAACCATTCCTTGGGGAACTGCTTGATTCACCACTAAATTCTTGACTGGGCGATCGCTCTGGTTGGCACCTGTAACCGTGTAGCGCAACACATCTCCAGGTTGTACTGCAACTTCACCTTGCAAAGGTTGCCAAGTTACTTGAGGTTTGCCTTGTACATCAGCTTTAACCACTTGCTTTTCGGCAGAGAGGTTTAACTGAACTTGGCCTTTGGGTTTGACATTCTGAGCGATCGCGGTTCCAGCTTGCTGCCAGCTAGCAAATACAGGCATTTCGCTAACAAAAGGAACAGTGACGACGAGGGCGATCGCACTTAAGCCAGCAATAGAAAAGCGTTTCATGTCAAGTCTCCGAATTTCTGAATGAGTGAGTAGAGCGAACGTGGGGGAAGGAGTGGGACACCCCTTTTTTAGGGTGCCCCGATGCGCTTACCGAATCTAGTTAACTTTGCGTTGGAAGGTGAAGGTACCGCTGGTATTAGGTGCCACAGGAATGTTTACTGTGTCCACATACTTGGTTGCAGTCGCCTCATCAGGTGTGAAGATGATAGTGCCAGTAGCATCAACCGAGGTGCCAGGCACAGAACTGGTATCTACAGTTCCGTTACCGTCATTGTCTTTAGCCCAGCTGTTGGTGCCCGCAGTGCCATCCTCAGTAATCACTACCTTGTTGGCGCTTAAGGTGACGTTGCCTGTGCCCACCGGAGCTGAAGAAACGTTGGTGTAGGTAATCCGGTACTCAATAATGTTGCCTGCTCCAGCGTTCTTAACAGTAGTGCTGAAGGTACCATCAGCAGCAGGAACAGCAGATCCTGTGCCTTGAAGTACACGAGACTCTTTAACGAGCTTCAAGTAGCCAGTATAAAGTTGGTCGATGGTGGTGTTTTGTAGCTCGCCTGTAGTGATGCTGCCGTCATTATTGGTATCGACGAAAGCTGTGATTGGCACTGGATAGCCTACCAACTGAAGGCTACCTGTGGGTAGATCAACTGTTACTTGATAATTAGCAGTGATACCTGGCGCTAGATTAGCAATTTCTACTGGATTAGTTGCACTAATGGCCTGACCATCTGCGGTCGTACCAGAACCCGACGTAAATGTGAAGGTTGTGCCGTTGTAGGTGTAAGTTGCGGTCTGCGTACCGGAAGTAATAGTCACCAAAGTGCCAGCAGGTAAGGAAGCGGCTGTGGTCGGTGGCGTTGGTAGCAGGGACATGGTCAACGGATCAGTGGTTGAGCCGTTCTGAACGGTATTAGTAAAGGTAACTGCACCAGGATCAATCGCAGCCGCAGGATCAGTGCCAGGAGCAACAAAGGTGGTTTTGTTGGTAAAGTCATCGTTGTTGCTGCTAGGACCAACTGCATCAGCAACCCCACTAGGACCGTTCACCATGACTGGTAATGCACCAATCAAGGTTTGTTGTGTTGCACTTGCTTCGCGCTCACCATTCGCCGGAGCACCTGCTACTTCATTGATTGTGCCATCTGGGTTATCTACAGTCCGCACTTCCTGAGCTAAGGCTGTATCAGTTATGTCTGCTTGGTTCTGCGTTAGAGGGGTATTGTCATTGGGGCCAGTATCACCCAGAAGAACGGCAAGAGAAGAACCAGAGGTCGCTGTACCACTTACTGTAACTACAGCTCTCGCGAGTACCGTACCACCTACTGCAATGGAACCTGTGGTGACACCACCTGCGGGAACGTCAATATAGGTTGTACCGCCATCAACACTATATTGAACTTTGGAAACAGTGCCAGGGCCAGCCACTGTGGCGGTTGAAGGAATGAAGATTTTGGTGGTGTCGTTACCAACGTTAGTGATGGTGTAGTTGTAGTTGAGAATGTCACCCGGTTGAATAGTCCCACCATTTACGTCAATAATGCCGCTGGGGGTTGCAGTGATACCTGCAATTTCTGCTACTTTAATAACGACAGTGTTAGAAGTAGCGTTAATGGGAACTCCCGGAGCATTGGGGTCTTCGTAGGTTGCTGTTGCCGTGTTGCTGATGGTGGTTCCCGCAGCTGTTTGTGCCAAAGTTGGAAGTGCCAGTTGAAACACACCACTTGCAATTAACAAACCTGCAACCAAAGAGCGGTAGCTGAACTTTGAACGGATGCTGGTTTTGTTGCTCGAAATCACTCTTTTCACTGGATGATGCCTCTTGTATTGCTTTAACTAATCCTTTTGCCCAGGATTTGGAAGACTGCGGGAACCTTTGAAAGCTGGAATCCTGACTCTCTTAACTACAAGCTTTGAGTAGAGATGTTATTAACAGTTAGCCAGAATACTGGGATTTAAATATCAGTAATTCGCACCAACTTTATCGAGATAGCCTGAGCTGTTAAGTAGAACCACCAACTCGAGTGCTTGGGTTCTAATAACCTTGAAAACTAGTATTCGCTGTAAATCAAAAAAACGATTCAGCACAATAGCGCATGTCTTGTCAGCACAACGCGCAAGATCAAAAAACTCGCTTAAATCCTTGCTGTGCAGTAATTCTGTGAATTCAAATCAGTGTAAATAAGGATATTTTTTATTGGAAATTGAGCGTTCTAAAAATCAATGACAAAATTACTATGACTGTTAATCTGATGTTAACTTCCAATCTCGTAGACAATCTTTTTAAGTGTTTTTATCCCTTTAAGGCTGTTAGACCTGTAATAAGAAGCAAGAAGCTAGTAATTCTACTGTTTTGATTTCAGTTACTCTATTTTGAACTACCAGTTTTGGATACATAAATTCACATACTCTGATGGGGCGCAGTAGGATGCCTGTAGATGATTTGGAAAGGCAGCGTTCTTATGAGCTTTAAAAACAAAACGGTTATCCTGACAGGAGCTTCAACTGGAATTGGCCGAGCACTCGCAATTACCCTGGCTCAGCAGCAAGCCAATTTGGTTTTAGCGGCTCGGAATGCTACCGCCTTGGTGGAGACGGTAGAAGCTTGTAAACAACAAGGAGGACATGCGATCGCCCTGCCCACAGATGTGACTGATCCAGATGCTTGCAAACGCCTAATTGAGGAAGCTGTTCAGCATTTTGGCGGAATTGATTTTCTCGTAAACAATGCTGGCATTGGCGCGATCGCTCGGTTTGAAGAAGTCACAGATCTCTCTATCTTTGAACAGGTGATGCGAGTCAATTATTTGGGAGCAGTCTACTGTACCTACCATGCTCTCCCTCATCTGAAGGCCAGTAAAGGATTATTAGTGGCGATCTCTTCTCTCTGTGGCAAGCAAGGAGTACCCACGCGATCGGGATATGTAGCAAGCAAACATGCCATGCAAGGCTTCTTTGATACGCTTCGGATTGAACTGCAAGGCACAGGCGTAGATGTGTTGGTCGTTTCTCCAGGATTTGTTGCTACGGATATCCGAGAACGGGCTTTAGGTGCAGATGGCCAACCATTAGGACATAGCCCTAGAGATGAAGGAAAAAACACGATGCCTGTAGGGGAATGTGTGCAGCAGATTATTCACGCGATGGAGCGACGGCAGCGAGAACAGGTAATGACACTGAAAGGCAAAGTGGGGCAATGGCTGAAGTTAGTAGCACCTAGCTTCGTCGATCGCCTAGCCGCTAATGCAGCTCGTACTCAGTGAGGAGAACTCGGTCCCAAACCTGACCTAATTGCTCTAGCTGGCAATATTTGTTGTAGCGATCGCACATCATCACGGCCTCCAGATTTCCATCTAGTGACTCTAGAGATATGAGAATTTCAGTTGCAAGGCTTCTGTCCTTTGATGGATATAACACTACCTATACCAAGTGTTATATAGGTTGAAGGTAAAATTTGATGGTTTCCTATGCCAGCGATCGACCAAACGGAGCTAGCAGATCTGGTGCGAGAAACGCGACAACGCCTAGAGCTTTCACAAGCCAAATTTGCTGCGAAGCTGGGAGTTTCATTTCAGAGCGTCAATCGCTGGGAGAATGGGCGAACCAAACCTCTACCCATTGCGCTGAAGCAGATTGAGCATTTGCTGCATCAGATGGGCGAATCGGGTAAAGATTTGCTCGTCAAATACTTCTCAGAATAGGAATGGAATCTTTATGTCCGAAAGACTCCATCGTTCTGTCTCTTCTGGTAATGACCCGTCTCAAAAGAGTGCTCAAGCTGTCACTGAAGCTAATGTTCGAGTGACAACAGCATTGGCACTGTGTCAAAGCGAGGAATTTAATCAGCAGATCCTTGACAGCAGTGATGACTGCATTAAGGTGTTGGATTTAGAGGGACGACTTCTGTTGATGAGCCGTGCAGGGCAAATGTTGCTGGGCATCCACGACATCACGCCTCTCCTCAGCACCTCTTGGATAGAGTTTTGGCAAGGCACAGATCAGCAAGCTGCAATTGAGGCGATCGCCAAAGCCAGAGCAGGCGAAGTTTTTACCTTTCAAGGCTATTGCCCGACGCTGGACGGCGAACCCAAATGGTGGGATATCAAAATTAGCCCGATTCGAGGGGCAGACGGACAAATTGAACGATTGTTGTGCATTTCGCGCGATATTACTGATCGCAGGCAGATGGAAGCAGCCTTGCGCGAATCAGAAGCAAAATACCGCATGTTGTTCGAGTCGATCGACGAGGGCTTCTGCATCTGCGAAATGCTGTTTGATGAGGACGGTGAACCCACTGACTATCGATTTCTCGAAGTGAATGCGGCATTTGAACGGCTAACCGGACTAGAGCAAGTGATCGGTAAAACGATACGGGAACTGGTTCCCAATCATGAAGCCTACTGGTTTGAGATCTATGGCAGAGTTGTGCGAACCAGGGAACCCGTTCGATTTGAGCAGCAAGCGATCGCAATGAACCGTTGGTTTGATGTCAACGCCTTTTGCATTGGAGAGCCGCAAAGTAATCAGTTTGCCATTTTATTTACCAACATTAGCGAGGCAAAGCGCATCGAAGCTGAACGCAAAAAAGTTGAGCAGGAACGCGATCGCTTTCTTGCAGTCGGGTCAGATTTGCAAGTAATTATGAGCAGCCACGGGTATTTCCACTGGGTCAGCCCTGCCTTTGAGCGGGTTCTCGGCTGGACGCCTGACGAAATGACATCCCGCCCCTGGACTGATTTTCTCCATCCAGACGATATTTTCGCATCTGTGGCGGAAAGCGTCAGCGTATTGTCTGGCAACGAAACGTTTGCGTTTGAAAACCGCTATCGGCACAAAGACGGCTCCTACCGCTTGTTGCTCTGGAGAGCGCAGCCGCACTTAGAAGCACAAGTGCTTTACGCAACGGCGGTAGATATCACCGAACGTAAACAGGTAGAAGTCGCCCTGCGTCAATCTGAAGAACACTATCGCACGTTGTTTGAGTCGCTCGACGAAGGCTTTTGCACCATTGAAGTACTATTCGATGCCGAGGGCAAGCCGCTTGATCATCGCATTTTGCAAGCGAATCCATCATTTGAGCGGCAGTCTGGTATTGCCAACCCAGAAGGCAAAAGGGCTAGCGAACTCACACCGGGACTGGAACAGTATTGGAATGACCTTTGTGCACAAGTCATTCACACAGGTGAGTCTATTCGCACTGAGGAGCGATCGAGCGCGTCCGATCGCTGGTTCGACGTTTTGGTTTCGCGGGTCGGCGATGCAGCCATGCGCCAAGTGGCGATCGTGTTTACCGACATCAGCGATCGCAAACGGATGGAGATTGCCCTGCGGGAAAACGAGGAGCGTTTCCGCACCCTGGCAGATAATATGTCTCAATTCGCATGGATGGCAGACGAGACGGGTTGGATCTTCTGGTACAACCAGCGCTGGTTTAACTACACGGGAACGACCTTAGAGGAGATGCAGGGTTGGGGTTGGCAACAGGTGCATCATCCGGATCATGTCGAGCGCGTGGTTGAGCATTTCCGCCACTGTTTTGAAACGGGTGAGCAATGGGAAGACACCTTTCCGCTCCGAAGCAGAGACGGAACCTATCGTTGGTTTCTATCTCGTGCCATCCCGATTCGAGATGAGCAAGGACAAATTTTACGCTGGTTTGGCACGAATACTGATATCACCGATCGCAAACAGGCAGAAGCAGCTTTGCGGGAAAGCGAAAGCCGACTGCGATTCATGTTGGATGCTTCCCAAATTGGCGAATGGGATCTCGACCTGACAACGCAACCCCACACCGCTCATCGATCGCTCAGACACGATCAAATCTTTGGTTATGAATCGCTACTACCGGAATGGAGCTACGACATCTTTTTAGCCCATGTTCACCCGGACGATCGCGCCGCTGTGGATGAAAAGTTTCAAGAAACCCTTTCCGCCAGCACTAATTGGAACTTTGAATGTCGAATCATTCATCCGGATCAGAGTATTCATTGGATTTGGGTCCGCAGCAGTGTTTACTGTGACTCTAGTGGTACGCCCACTCGGTTGCTGGGCATGGTGGTCGATATTACCGAAGCGAAGCGCGACGAAGCTGAGCGCGAACGACTGCTACAGCAAGAAAAAGCGGCACGAGAAGAAGCCCAACGAGCCAATCGGATCAAAGATGAATTTCTCGCAGTGCTGTCCCATGAGTTGCGATCGCCCCTCAATCCAATTTTGGGCTGGTCAAAGCTATTACAAAACGGCAAGCTAGACGCAACCAGAACTCAGCAAGCCTTAAAGACAATCGAACGCAATGCCCAACTGCAAGCAGAGTTGATTGAAGACCTGCTGGATGTGTCCCGCATTCTTCAAGGCAAGCTCAATCTAAACGTCACTTCGATCAATCTGGTTTCGATCATTCGAGCCGCGATGGAAACGGTACGGCTGGCGGCAGACGTGAAGTCAATCAAAGTAGAGGCAGACTTTGAACCCAACATCGGTTTGGTTTTCGGAGATGCCACTCGATTACAGCAAGTGATTTGGAATTTGCTTTCCAATGCAGTCAAGTTCACGCCGGAAGGAGGACAGGTAAACATTCGGTCGGAACGCCTTGACTCATACGCTTGCGTCACAGTTAGCGATACTGGACAAGGGATTGCGCCTGATTTTTTGCCCTATGTATTTGACTACTTCCGCCAATCTGACGCCACAACGACCCGAAAGTTTGGGGGACTAGGATTAGGGTTAGCAATCGTGCGGCATTTAGTGGAGCTGCATGGGGGCACAGTTGCAGCTGCCAGCCCAGGAGTTGGCATGGGTGCTACCTTTACGGTCAGGCTTCCACTCATGCCCCTACAGGCGATCGCCAATCAGAGCAGCCAACTATCAAAGCCATTTTCTACCTTGAACGGGACTCAAGTTTTAGTCGTAGATGATGAACCGGATTCCCGAGAGTTTGTAGCTTTTGTGCTGGAGCAAGCTGGAGCCACCGTACTCACCGCAACAACTGCCAATGAAGCCTTGACCCTGCTCGTTCGATCAAAGCCGAATGTGCTGCTGAGTGACATCGGCATGCCAGATATGGACGGCTATATGCTGATGCAACAGGTGAGAGCATTACTGCCAGAGCAGGGTGGACAAATTCCAGCGATCGCGCTTACTGCCTATGCAGGAGACTTCAACCAGCAACAAGCGCTAGCAGCAGGGTTCCAGAAGCACATCTCTAAGCCAGTAGAACCGGAGAAATTGATTCAAGTGATTTCTAGCCTGATTAAGTCCACTTAGCGATCGCCTGGACTGGATGGAGCGATCGCTCACAAATCTAATTTGGTGAAGCACTAGCTTGACGTAGATTTGCTGCGGCTTGCTTAATCGGTTGCAGTAAGGCGAGAGAGATTCGCAAGCTATTTAAGGATGTGTTGTCTGACTGCTTGCTGTCAGGGTGAGGGCCATGAAAATCACTGCCACCGCTCATCAACAACCCATATTGAATGCAGAGCTTCTCTAGCTTCCGCGATTGCTTCAGACTGTGGTTCGGATGATAAACTTCTATGCCCATGAGACCTGCGGCGACTAATCCTGGGAGGGTTTCTTCTACTTCTCCGCCGCGAAATAGATAAGGATGTGCCCACACCGGAACAGCATCACACGTGCGTAATAACTGAAGGCCATCGATCGCTGAGAATTTCTCGTAATGCTCATAGGCGGGCTTGTCATCGCCTAGCCAACGATCGAATGCTTCTCTAGCCGATGGAATATGGCCCGCTCTGACCAAGGCTGTAGCAATGTGGGGCCGACCAGGAGCCATGCCTTCGCCCATTTCAGGTAGCTGGATCGGGTAGCCCAGTTCGGTGAGCTTAGCTACCATCTTTTCGGCCCGCCGCTTGCGGCCTGCTAAGCGCTCTGCTAAAGGTGTTTCTAATTTGTCGCGATCGGGATAGAAACCTAAGATGTGGAGAGAGCGATCGCAATGCACAGTACTGAGTTCTAGCCCAGGCACAATTTCTAAATCATGGGCAGTGGCAGCAGCCAAAGCTTCGTCCCAACCGCCTAAAGTGTCATGGTCGGTGATAGCTAAGGCTTGTACCCCCGTCTGGGCCGCCAACGCCACGAGTTGAGTTGGGGTGAGGGTACCATCTGAGTAGGTGGTGTGGCAGTGAAGTTCGAGCATCTTTAACTATTGTTAGCTATTACTATTGTCAGCTAATTAGATTTTTAGGTAAGTAGAATTGCCGCTCCATTCAGATTGTCAGCTCATTGGGCCGTTAAGGTTTGCGAAGAGGCAAGGAGAGGCGATCGCTGAGTATAACGCGCTCTGAGTGTGACTGTGGTAACAGTAATATGCGGCAACTACCCGCACCGACTTCGGTTCTCCTCACTACTCTAGGGGTGAGAGAGCGCTACAGTAAGTCTAAGGAAATCAACAAAAGTTCATACAGGCTGCTTTGTTGTTGGAGGTGATTGCCTGTTGGATTACTGGCTGAGTGACTGGAGCGTTAGTAGATGCTGATTTGGATATTGACTATTCCTAACCCTGCTAAATCATCTACTGGACTGCTCGGTGCAGCCATTTCATTTGCAGCCGAAATCGCTCGGTAAGGGAAACTCACCATGTTCGAACTTTTTACAGAGAAGGCCATTAAGGCAGTCATGCTATCCCAGGAAGAAGCACGTCGCCTGGGACATAACCTCGTGGGAACCGAGCAAATCCTCCTAGGACTGATTGGCGAGAAGACGGGGATTGCCGCTAAAGTCTTACTTCACTTAGGCGTCAGCCTCAAAGACGCTCGGATTGAAGTTGAAAAAATTATTGGTCGGGGGTCTGGCTTTGTACCCGCTGAACTGCCCTTTACCCCCAAAGTCAAACGTGTATTTGAATCAGCTCTAGCAGAATCTCGCCAATTGGGACAGAACTACATTGGCCCTGAGCACCTATTACTGGGCTTGATCCGCGATGGCGAAGGAGTTGCGGTCAAAGTTCTAGAGCGGTTGAACATCGACAAAGGTGAAGTGCGATCGCGGGTTCTAGAAGCGATTGGTAATGCTCCTGCGGGGGCAGCGGCTCGTTCTCAAGAGCGCGGTTCTGACAAGCGTCCTAGTAAGCTCCGAACCTTAGAAGAGTTTGGCACCAACCTGACTCAAATGGCAATCGATGGCAAGCTTGACCCGATGGTGGGTCGCCAGAAAGAAATCGATCGAGCGGTGCAAATTTTGGGTCGTCGCACCAAAAACAACCCGGTTCTAATTGGTGAACCTGGGGTTGGTAAGACCGCGATCGCCGAAGGTCTAGCTCAACGTATTTCTGACCATGCTGTGCCTGATACTCTGTTTGGCAAACAGGTGATCAGCTTGAGTATGGGTTCTTTGATCTCTGGCACCCGTTATCGCGGAGATTTTGAAGAGCGCCTCAAGAATATTGTGGCAGAAGTGCGAGAAGCGGGAAACGTCATTCTGGTGATCGACGAAATCCATACCCTGGTGGGTGCGGGTAGTGTAGAGGGCGGCATGGATGCTGCCAACTTGCTCAAGCCTGCCCTAGCCCGTGGCGAGTTCCAGTGCATTGGCGCTACCACTTTGGATGAATACCGCAAGCACATTGAGAAAGATGCTGCCTTAGAGCGTCGCTTCCAACCGATTATGGTGGGCGAGCCGTCTGTAGATGAAACCATTGAAATTCTGCACGGACTACGCGATCGCTATGAGCAGCACCATAAAGTGGCAATTGCTGATCTAGCTCTAGAAGCGGCTGCTAAGCTTTCCGATCGCTACATCTCCGATCGCTTTCTACCCGACAAAGCCATTGACCTGATTGACGAAGCAGGGTCACGAGTGCGTTTGAGCCACTCTAAGACTTCTGCCACCAAAGCGTTGAAGCAAGAGTTGCGTCAAGTGACTCAAGACAAAGATGCGGCTGTGGTTGCTCAGGAC
This region of Trichocoleus desertorum NBK24 genomic DNA includes:
- a CDS encoding SDR family oxidoreductase; amino-acid sequence: MSFKNKTVILTGASTGIGRALAITLAQQQANLVLAARNATALVETVEACKQQGGHAIALPTDVTDPDACKRLIEEAVQHFGGIDFLVNNAGIGAIARFEEVTDLSIFEQVMRVNYLGAVYCTYHALPHLKASKGLLVAISSLCGKQGVPTRSGYVASKHAMQGFFDTLRIELQGTGVDVLVVSPGFVATDIRERALGADGQPLGHSPRDEGKNTMPVGECVQQIIHAMERRQREQVMTLKGKVGQWLKLVAPSFVDRLAANAARTQ
- a CDS encoding DNA-binding transcriptional regulator codes for the protein MPAIDQTELADLVRETRQRLELSQAKFAAKLGVSFQSVNRWENGRTKPLPIALKQIEHLLHQMGESGKDLLVKYFSE
- a CDS encoding PAS domain S-box protein, which codes for MSERLHRSVSSGNDPSQKSAQAVTEANVRVTTALALCQSEEFNQQILDSSDDCIKVLDLEGRLLLMSRAGQMLLGIHDITPLLSTSWIEFWQGTDQQAAIEAIAKARAGEVFTFQGYCPTLDGEPKWWDIKISPIRGADGQIERLLCISRDITDRRQMEAALRESEAKYRMLFESIDEGFCICEMLFDEDGEPTDYRFLEVNAAFERLTGLEQVIGKTIRELVPNHEAYWFEIYGRVVRTREPVRFEQQAIAMNRWFDVNAFCIGEPQSNQFAILFTNISEAKRIEAERKKVEQERDRFLAVGSDLQVIMSSHGYFHWVSPAFERVLGWTPDEMTSRPWTDFLHPDDIFASVAESVSVLSGNETFAFENRYRHKDGSYRLLLWRAQPHLEAQVLYATAVDITERKQVEVALRQSEEHYRTLFESLDEGFCTIEVLFDAEGKPLDHRILQANPSFERQSGIANPEGKRASELTPGLEQYWNDLCAQVIHTGESIRTEERSSASDRWFDVLVSRVGDAAMRQVAIVFTDISDRKRMEIALRENEERFRTLADNMSQFAWMADETGWIFWYNQRWFNYTGTTLEEMQGWGWQQVHHPDHVERVVEHFRHCFETGEQWEDTFPLRSRDGTYRWFLSRAIPIRDEQGQILRWFGTNTDITDRKQAEAALRESESRLRFMLDASQIGEWDLDLTTQPHTAHRSLRHDQIFGYESLLPEWSYDIFLAHVHPDDRAAVDEKFQETLSASTNWNFECRIIHPDQSIHWIWVRSSVYCDSSGTPTRLLGMVVDITEAKRDEAERERLLQQEKAAREEAQRANRIKDEFLAVLSHELRSPLNPILGWSKLLQNGKLDATRTQQALKTIERNAQLQAELIEDLLDVSRILQGKLNLNVTSINLVSIIRAAMETVRLAADVKSIKVEADFEPNIGLVFGDATRLQQVIWNLLSNAVKFTPEGGQVNIRSERLDSYACVTVSDTGQGIAPDFLPYVFDYFRQSDATTTRKFGGLGLGLAIVRHLVELHGGTVAAASPGVGMGATFTVRLPLMPLQAIANQSSQLSKPFSTLNGTQVLVVDDEPDSREFVAFVLEQAGATVLTATTANEALTLLVRSKPNVLLSDIGMPDMDGYMLMQQVRALLPEQGGQIPAIALTAYAGDFNQQQALAAGFQKHISKPVEPEKLIQVISSLIKST
- a CDS encoding PHP domain-containing protein, whose amino-acid sequence is MLELHCHTTYSDGTLTPTQLVALAAQTGVQALAITDHDTLGGWDEALAAATAHDLEIVPGLELSTVHCDRSLHILGFYPDRDKLETPLAERLAGRKRRAEKMVAKLTELGYPIQLPEMGEGMAPGRPHIATALVRAGHIPSAREAFDRWLGDDKPAYEHYEKFSAIDGLQLLRTCDAVPVWAHPYLFRGGEVEETLPGLVAAGLMGIEVYHPNHSLKQSRKLEKLCIQYGLLMSGGSDFHGPHPDSKQSDNTSLNSLRISLALLQPIKQAAANLRQASASPN
- a CDS encoding ATP-dependent Clp protease ATP-binding subunit; its protein translation is MFELFTEKAIKAVMLSQEEARRLGHNLVGTEQILLGLIGEKTGIAAKVLLHLGVSLKDARIEVEKIIGRGSGFVPAELPFTPKVKRVFESALAESRQLGQNYIGPEHLLLGLIRDGEGVAVKVLERLNIDKGEVRSRVLEAIGNAPAGAAARSQERGSDKRPSKLRTLEEFGTNLTQMAIDGKLDPMVGRQKEIDRAVQILGRRTKNNPVLIGEPGVGKTAIAEGLAQRISDHAVPDTLFGKQVISLSMGSLISGTRYRGDFEERLKNIVAEVREAGNVILVIDEIHTLVGAGSVEGGMDAANLLKPALARGEFQCIGATTLDEYRKHIEKDAALERRFQPIMVGEPSVDETIEILHGLRDRYEQHHKVAIADLALEAAAKLSDRYISDRFLPDKAIDLIDEAGSRVRLSHSKTSATKALKQELRQVTQDKDAAVVAQDFDQAGHLRDRELELETQIKATTASEQQVSNTLANRPVVDEEDIAQIVASWTGVPVNKLTESESELLLHLEDTLHQRLIGQEEAVTAVSRAIRRARVGLKDPNRPIASFIFSGPTGVGKTELTKALAAYFFGSEEAMIRLDMSEYMERHTVSKLVGSPPGYVGYDEGGQLTEAVRRRPYTVVLFDEIEKAHPDVFNLLLQILEDGRLTDAHGRTVDFKNTLLILTSNIGSRVIEKGGGGLGFDLATETQSEAQYNRVRSLLNEELKQFFRPELLNRLDEIIVFRQLTREEVKQISDLMVRELSDRLREEQGITLQITERMKDRLVAEGYNPSYGARSLRRTITRLLEDALAEAILSGRIYSGAIAVVDVGEDGQVQVHPETQAALIPAIA